The following proteins are encoded in a genomic region of Amphiura filiformis chromosome 11, Afil_fr2py, whole genome shotgun sequence:
- the LOC140163843 gene encoding uncharacterized protein, protein MAVSRTQLDDRNQLIQSTEDSEKLQEDLDALVKWERDWQMSFNSSKCFSMRVTHKRNPVTKNYKMGHHILEEVKHHPHLGVELSNDLKWSTHINQTVTKANKMLGLLKRNIYYCNNSTKSIAYKSLIRPKLEYCSGIWDPQHKSDGDKLERIQKELPGLLLATTAGSPVSLKFLLI, encoded by the exons ATGGCTGTATCGCGAACACAACTTGACGACAGAAACCAGCT AATACAATCCACCGAGGATTCCGAGAAACTCCAAGAAGATCTTGATGCTTTAGTCAAGTGGGAGAGAGACTGGCAGATGTCTTTTAATTCTTCCAAGTGCTTCAGTATGAGAGTCACTCACAAGAGGAATCCAGTTACCAAGAATTACAAGATGGGTCACCATATCCTCGAGGAGGTGAAACATCACCCGCACCTCGGCGTTGAACTTAGCaatgatttgaaatggtctactCACATCAATCAAACTGTTACCAAGGCTAATAAAATGCTGGGCTTGCTGAAGAGAAACATATATTACTGCAACAACAGCACTAAGTCTATTGCCTACAAGTCCCTGATAAGACCCAAGTTAGAGTACTGCTCCGGGATCTGGGATCCACAGCACAAATCAGATGGGGATAAGTTAGAAAGAATCCAAAAAGAGCTGCCAGGTTTACTGTTGGCGACTACAGCAGGGAGTCCAGTATCACTAAAATTCTTGCTGATTTAG